In Tripterygium wilfordii isolate XIE 37 chromosome 15, ASM1340144v1, whole genome shotgun sequence, one DNA window encodes the following:
- the LOC119979827 gene encoding uncharacterized protein LOC119979827, with protein MPADNSMPENFYQAKKSVSKLGLGYQRIDCCIDGCMIYYKNDANLMQCKFCGANHYKPRRTGRENLKDIPVKHMWYLPLIPRLQRLFSSTVTAKEMRWHYEHQSESDLLCHPSDGEACKYFDRTFEDFASDPRNVRLGLCADGFTLFGQSGKNYSCWPVILTPYNLPPGMCMKREFMFLTIIIPGPHNPKSRIDVYLQPLIDELNQLWCEGVITYDVFMKENFIMRAALMWTINDFPVYGMLSGWMTQGKLACPYCMECSKAFTLKNGRKNSWFDCHRQFLPTTHAFRRNKDAFFKNRLEKSQPPPRLSGEEVLARVWNFPKIIETGPLSFPGYGQEHNWTKRSIFWDLPYWRNSIIRHNLDVMHIEKNVFDNIYNTCMDVKGKTKDNVKSRLDLSHYCKRRALELAEYDNGKSFKPKAQFCLTMEQKIAVCSWRLLPIALRALPEPIWATITELSHFFKDICSTTLRENQLSIMEDNIPVVLCKLERIFPPSFFDSMEHLLKKVKNKARVEGSICEAYIVEETSSFASYYFEPHVSSRRTRVPRNYDWGTFDMEIPRISIFNQPGRLAGVAGKRYLTDREYNAATLYVFLNCDIVQPFINMYTDYVRASAPTLHDDAVDYQIEIGFAPWFRQYVHDPVNEITDETVRNVAFGPLRKVELWHTYYVNGYKFDTDAWSEGKSTSNSGVCIRGTDYGQSESDYYGLLKEIVQFEFPGLPIKTIVLFNCEWFDPTPNRGTRINKHYGIVEVKRRGRYRKYDPYIIAQQAEQVYFAPYPEGIRDRQDWLAVIKTKARNTITAQSTKVDDAFQENEVDVEPVRVDTDHQLDSLVDNDFEPEEVVVQNSIRQPMVEEDTEDDDEEEFESYDSDTEGDLEDYD; from the exons ATGCCTGCAGACAATAGTATGCCTGAAAATTTCTATCAAGCCAAGAAGTCAGTGTCTAAACTTGGACTTGGGTATCAACGAATCGATTGTTGTATAGATGGttgtatgatatactataagAACGACGCGAATTTGATGCAGTGCAAATTTTGCGGGGCAAACCATTATAAACCTCGGAGAACTGGACGTGaaaatttgaaggatattccGGTTAAACATATGTGGTACCTGCCACTAATTCCCAGGCTTCAAAGGTTATTTAGTTCAACAGTTACAGCAAAGGAGATGAGGTGGCATTATGAGCATCAAAGCGAGTCCGACCTCTTGTGTCATCCATCTGATGGAGAagcatgtaaatattttgacAGAACATTTGAAGATTTCGCTTCAGACCCACGTAATGTAAGATTAGGCTTGTGTGCAGATGGTTTCACTCTTTTTGGACAATCTGGTAAGAACTACTCATGTTGGCCtgtcattttgactccttataaTTTACCGCCTGGGATGTGCATGAAAAGAGAGTTTATGTTTCTAACAATAATCATTCCAGGTCCTCATAATCCAAAGAGCAGAATCGATGTTTATCTTCAACCCCTGATAGACGAGCTAAATCAATTGTGGTGCGAAGGTGTCATAACATAcgatgtgtttatgaaagaaaattttattatgaGAGCTGCGTTGATGTGGACTATCAACGACTTTCCTGTCTATGGTATGCTGTCTGGATGGATGACACAGGGGAAGTTAGCATGTCCCTATTGCATGGAGTGTTCGAAGGCGTTTACCTTGAAAAACGGTAGGAAAAAttcatggtttgattgtcacagaCAGTTTTTGCCTACAACACATGCGTTTCGACGGAACAAGGATGCATTTTTCAAGAATCGATTGGAGAAATCACAACCTCCTCCACGTTTGTCTGGAGAAGAAGTGTTGGCACGAGTTTGGAACTTTCCAAAGATTATTGAGACAGGTCCATTATCATTCCCGGGATACGGTCAAGAacataattggacaaaaaggagCATCTTTTGGGATCTGCCATATTGGCGCAACAGTATCATACGACATAACCTGgatgtcatgcatattgagaagaatGTGTTTGATAATATTTACAATACGTGTATGGATGTtaagggaaaaacaaaggaCAATGTGAAGTCTCGGTTGGATCTTTCACATTATTGTAAGCGCAGAGCTTTAGAGTTGGCGGAGTATGATAATGGCAAATCCTTTAAACCGAAAGCACAATTTTGCCTCACTATGGAGCAAAAAATAGCTGTTTGTTCTTgg CGGCTACTTCCGATTGCATTGCGGGCATTGCCCGAGCCCATTTGGGCTACAATTACTGAGCTCAgtcatttttttaaagatataTGTTCGACTACTTTGAGGGAGAATCAATTGAGCATCATGGAGGACAACATTCCTGTGGTCCTTTGCAAATTGGAGCGTATATTTCCTCCATCATTCTTTGACTCGATGGAACATCTCCTG aagaaggTTAAAAATAAAGCTCGTGTGGAAGGATCTATTTGTGAAGCATATATAGTCGAAGAAACGTCGTCGTTTGCTTCATATTATTTTGAACCACATGTGAGCTCTCGACGAACCAGAGTTCCTCGAAATTATGATTGGGGTACATTCGACATGGAAATCCCAAGAATTTCAATATTCAATCAACCTGGTCGTCTTGCTGGTGTTGCTGGTAAGCGCTATCTCACTGACAGAGAATACAATGCTGCCACATTGTACGTGTTTTTGAATTGCGACATTGTACAACCGTTTATAAA CATGTACACAGATTATGTTAGAGCATCAGCACCTACATTGCATGATGATGCTGTCGATTATCAGATTGAGATAGGTTTCGCACCATGGTTCAGACAATAT GTTCATGATCCAGTCAACGAGATAACCGATGAAACAGTTCGAAATGTAGCATTTGGACCGTTGAGGAAGGTTGAGCTATGGCACACATATTATGTCAATGGATATAAATTCGACACCGATGCTTGGAGTGAAGGCAAGTCAACAAGCAACAGTGGTGTATGCATACGGGGGACCGATTACGGACAATCAGAAAGTGACTACTATGGATTACTAAAAGAAATTGTACAATTCGAATTCCCAGGACTACCGATAAAGACGATTGTTCTTTTCAATTGTGAGTGGTTCGACCCAACTCCTAATCGAGGTACAAGAATCAATAAACATTATGGTATTGTTGAGGTTAAACGTAGGGGAAGGTACAGAAAGTATGATCCATATATAATAGCACAACAAGCAGAGCAAGTCTATTTTGCTCCTTATCCAGAAGGGATACGTGATCGACAAGATTGGTTGGCTGTGATCAAGACAAAAGCGAGGAACACAATTACTGCACAATCAACAAAGGTAGATGATGCCTTCCAAGAGAATGAAGTTGATGTTGAGCCAGTTAGAGTAGATACTGATCACCAACTCGATTCTCTAGTTGACAATGATTTTGAACCCGAGGAAGTAGTTGTACAAAACTCCATAAGACAACCAATGGTCGAAGAAGATACTGAGGATGACgatgaagaagaatttgaatcTTATGATTCGGATACTGAGGGAGATCTTGAAGACTACGATTAA